The following are encoded together in the Osmia lignaria lignaria isolate PbOS001 chromosome 6, iyOsmLign1, whole genome shotgun sequence genome:
- the LOC117601314 gene encoding uncharacterized protein LOC117601314 has translation MTHMLLQEPGWKIERKGSALLLRRDSSHPKTTRVCFRCDVEVREFERDEDYMVETEPEAAASPLAMCASCLAALCVTVILPWLLIGG, from the coding sequence atgacccATATGCTGCTTCAGGAACCCGGATGGAAGATCGAACGCAAAGGATCTGCACTCCTGTTGAGGAGGGACAGTTCTCATCCAAAAACGACTCGCGTTTGTTTCCGTTGCGACGTGGAAGTTCGCGAATTCGAGCGTGACGAGGATTACATGGTGGAGACGGAACCGGAAGCAGCTGCCAGCCCGCTGGCAATGTGTGCCAGTTGTTTGGCAGCACTCTGCGTGACCGTGATTCTACCTTGGTTGTTAATCGGCGGTTAA